In Ostrinia nubilalis chromosome 10, ilOstNubi1.1, whole genome shotgun sequence, a single genomic region encodes these proteins:
- the LOC135075642 gene encoding uncharacterized protein LOC135075642: MAALHVATLLFVVGAGAFTADPINWKLPAEQVPAGQGDGGFVPHGAVGVLRGAAICFYGFMGFDTISATAEEVKEPRRAIPLAILSVFGLALVAYASVSIVVTMMVPYYDLDPMMAVVAAFSFVGWEWARWIVTVGAVFGIAASLCGALFPLPRLLYSMAADGLGVSLLARVSNGRVPVVACLLPAAFIAVLAGCVPLEQLVRALCAGALLAHASAAVALLCLRYRSERVSEAAPSTLRQLVGRGDKAPTQATSFLVYILMLLFACASAAAALVWRLAARRGAALAVLNVAALLLLTAVALQPRAQKPTTHFTTPLFPLVPLLSIYVNIHLMIFISLKTWLRLIVWILIGIPLYILFLCCYKSPEENNLEENIKQFSYANKNGKTPIQIVVESPTPPGTMDRSSNSAGDHIQAKDSNKDDIEMQETLSHNEIVPYATQEIVLQHAAVVENNEEREAKIIDMLDRVLQAEEDSYGEIISLKDPIDEETVGAVGENVIHRKSLSELSDAGSDASLGNQVLSKYDVIAQVHREDLPIVTEEKADTGEADILDNNNEEDEGNAPIEYIDSETNSQTDESGYSDTIEKNTLNDSSEDIKDAPYIPTPPPFDANFFANQTFPVIPPFQKSYTVPKRPSKNKAFEELEENKPRESVQSNGSQGDGTIIFGSDRQINFMSKLSNIFQGKINTLNDTEDKRRRSNSTGNVIQNTEFSVSRERPAIFFDLKKEILAAQKLRAASSEEPEAKQPPEAAEEAASEEEEERDISMSRNDLKSKLESIYANGGPQLFKPRLMKSNPPTPEEAYQTDTSSTESIAKLPKIDKNDTLKRQKDKFSAVLNSFRLSINSDDAV, from the exons ATGGCGGCGCTGCACGTCGCCACTCTCTTGTTCGTCGTCGGCGCCGGCGCATTTACAG CCGATCCCATCAACTGGAAGCTGCCAGCGGAGCAGGTGCCGGCGGGGCAAGGCGACGGCGGCTTTGTCCCGCACGGCGCCGTGGGCGTGTTGCGCGGCGCTGCCATATGCTTCTACGGGTTCATGGGCTTCGACACTATTAGTGCTACGGCTGAAGAG GTAAAGGAGCCTCGGCGAGCGATTCCCCTCGCGATCCTGTCGGTGTTCGGGCTCGCGCTCGTGGCCTACGCCAGCGTCTCCATCGTCGTCACCATGATGGTGCCGTATTATGACCTG GACCCGATGATGGCGGTGGTGGCGGCGTTTTCCTTCGTGGGCTGGGAGTGGGCGCGCTGGATCGTCACGGTGGGCGCTGTCTTCGGCATCGCTGCTAG CTTGTGTGGCGCGCTGTTCCCGCTGCCACGACTGTTATACAGCATGGCAGCGGATGGGCTTGGCGTGAGCCTGCTAGCGCGCGTGTCCAACGGACGCGTGCCCGTTGTTGCTTGTCTCTTGCCTGCTGCATTCATCG CGGTGCTGGCGGGCTGCGTGCCGCTGGAGCAGCTGGTGCGAGCGCTGTGCGCCGGCGCATTGTTGGCGCACGCCTCCGCCGCCGTCGCGCTGCTGTGCCTCag GTACCGCTCCGAGCGTGTGTCGGAGGCGGCGCCCAGCACGCTGCGGCAACTCGTGGGGCGCGGAGACAAGGCGCCCACGCAAGCTACCTCGTTCCTAGTCTACATTCTGATGCTGCTTTTCG CGTGCGCGAGCGCAGCGGCGGCGCTAGTGTGGCGGCTGGCGGCCCGTCGCGGCGCGGCGCTAGCAGTGCTCAATGTCGCCGCACTGTTGTTACTAACTGCCGTAGCGCTACAGCCGCGCGCACAGAAACCCACCACGCACTTCACG ACTCCACTATTCCCACTAGTCCCTTTACTGAGCATCTACGTCAACATCCACCTGATGATATTCATCAGCCTCAAAACATGGCTACGTCTTATAGTTTGGATTTTAATTG GAATACCATTGTACATTCTGTTTTTGTGTTGCTACAAGAGTCCAGAGGAAAACAAtttagaagaaaatataaaacaattctCTTACGCAAACAAAAATGGAAAGACGCCAATACAGATAGTTGTAGAATCACCCACGCCTCCTGGTACTATGGACAGAAGTAGTAACAGCGCAGGGGATCACATACAGGCGAAGGACAGTAACAAAGATGACATTGAAATGCAAGAGACACTTTCCCATAATGAGATTGTGCCGTATGCAACTCAAGAGATAGTGCTACAACACGCTGCTGTTGTTGAGAACAACGAGGAGAGAGAGGCGAAGATAATTGACATGCTGGACAGAGTGTTGCAGGCAGAGGAAGACAGTTATGGAGAAATCATCAGCTTGAAAGATCCGATAGACGAGGAAACAGTGGGCGCAGTGGGCGAAAATGTTATCCACAGAAAGTCCCTCAGCGAACTGTCGGATGCAGGCTCGGACGCGTCCTTGGGTAACCAGGTGTTATCCAAATACGACGTCATCGCGCAGGTGCACAGAGAAGACTTGCCCATAGTGACGGAGGAGAAAGCGGACACTGGCGAAGCGGACATACTCGACAATAACAATGAAGAGGACGAAGGAAACGCACCTATTGAGTACATTGACAGCGAAACGAATTCTCAAACCGACGAGTCGGGATATTCGGACACCATTGAGAAGAACACGCTCAATGACTCGTCGGAAGATATAAAAGACGCTCCTTATATCCCGACGCCTCCGCCCTTTGACGCAAACTTCTTTGCGAACCAAACGTTCCCGGTGATCCCCCCTTTCCAGAAATCTTACACTGTACCGAAGCGTCCGTCGAAAAACAAAGCGTTCGAGGAACTCGAAGAGAACAAACCTCGGGAAAGCGTTCAATCGAACGGGTCCCAAGGCGATGGAACCATAATATTTGGGAGCGATCGACAAATCAATTTTATGTCAAAACTGAGCAACATATTTCAGGGAAAAATCAACACACTCAACGACACCGAAGACAAACGAAGGCGCTCGAATTCCACAGGGAATGTGATACAAAATACTGAGTTTTCTGTGAGCCGCGAACGTCCAGCTATATTCTTTGACTTGAAGAAAGAGATTTTAGCTGCGCAGAAGCTGCGAGCGGCGAGTTCGGAAGAACCAGAAGCAAAACAACCCCCGGAAGCTGCCGAGGAAGCCGCCAgtgaggaagaagaagaaagagacATTAGCATGAGTAGAAATGATTTAAAGTCAAAGTTGGAGAGTATATACGCGAACGGCGGCCCCCAGCTGTTCAAGCCGCGGCTGATGAAATCGAATCCCCCCACGCCCGAGGAGGCGTATCAAACCGACACCTCGAGCACCGAGAGCATAGCGAAGTTACCAAAAATTGATAAGAACGATACTTTGAAAAGGCAAAAGGACAAGTTTAGTGCAGTGTTGAACTCATTCCGTTTAAGTATAAATAGTGACGATGCAGTTTAG
- the LOC135075397 gene encoding high affinity cationic amino acid transporter 1-like, whose product MRCSRCLRYWQVAALGAGSTMGAGAHLLLGAAALQAAGPAVVVSFLVAGLAALCSGLCYAELGARIPRAGGAYSYALVALGQLPAFFVGWLNIFESVFATASLARGLSMFVDSAANNTMSDWFTTTMPINVNHFSPYFDLFAFLIVLALGGRVYTGVYKESLNVQAFRKLLRDQ is encoded by the exons ATGCGCTGTTCCAGATGCCTGCGCTACTGGCAGGTGGCGGCGCTGGGCGCGGGAAGCACGATGGGCGCGGGCGCGCACTTGCTGCTGGGCGCGGCGGCGCTGCAGGCGGCCGGCCCGGCGGTGGTGGTCTCCTTCCTCGTGGCCGGCCTGGCCGCGCTGTGCTCGG GGCTATGTTATGCTGAGCTGGGCGCGCGAATACCGCGGGCGGGCGGCGCCTATTCCTACGCTCTCGTCGCGCTGGGCCAGCTGCCTGCCTTCTTCGTCGGCTGGCTCAACATATTCGAGTCTGTGTTCG CTACAGCGAGCCTGGCCCGAGGCCTGAGTATGTTTGTGGACTCGGCGGCCAACAACACCATGTCCGACTGGTTCACCACCACCATGCCCATAAACGTTAACCACTTCTCGCCGTACTTCGACCTCTTCGCTTTCCTGATCGTCCTTGCCTTAGGAG GCCGCGTTTACACTGGCGTGTATAAAGAATCTCTAAATGTGCAAGCTTTCCGCAAGTTACTTAGAGACCAATAG